One stretch of Streptomyces sp. R21 DNA includes these proteins:
- a CDS encoding diacylglycerol kinase family protein, with the protein MRALLVVNPAATTTSARTRDVLTHALASEMKLEAVTTEYRGHARDLGRQAAESEDIDLVVALGGDGTVNEVVNGLLHNGPDPDHLPRLAVVPGGSTNVFARALGLPNDAVEATGALLDALRESRERTIGLGLAAGTPGTEDESVPARWFTFCAGLGFDAGVIGRVEQQRERGKRSTHALYLRQVVRQFLDEPHRRHGTITLEQPGQDPVTDLVLSIICNTSPWTFLGNRPVYASPKASFDTGLDVLGLSRMSTPSVARYATQLLTSSPERGPHGKHALSLHDLTDFTLHSKAPLPLQMDGDHLGLRTSVTFTGVRRALRVIV; encoded by the coding sequence ATGCGTGCACTTCTCGTGGTCAATCCGGCGGCAACCACCACGAGTGCGCGTACGCGTGACGTCCTGACCCACGCATTGGCCAGCGAGATGAAACTCGAGGCGGTCACCACCGAGTACCGCGGGCATGCCAGGGACCTCGGCCGGCAGGCCGCGGAGAGCGAGGACATAGACCTGGTCGTGGCCCTCGGCGGCGACGGCACGGTCAACGAGGTCGTGAACGGCCTGCTGCACAACGGCCCCGACCCGGACCATCTGCCGCGCCTCGCGGTGGTCCCCGGCGGCTCCACCAATGTCTTCGCCCGCGCACTGGGCCTGCCCAACGACGCCGTCGAGGCGACCGGCGCTCTGCTGGACGCCCTGCGCGAGAGCCGGGAGCGCACGATCGGGCTCGGTCTCGCCGCGGGCACCCCGGGTACCGAGGACGAGTCGGTGCCGGCCCGCTGGTTCACCTTCTGCGCGGGTCTCGGCTTCGACGCCGGGGTCATCGGCCGGGTCGAACAGCAGCGCGAACGGGGCAAGCGCTCCACGCATGCGCTCTATCTCCGCCAGGTCGTACGCCAGTTTTTGGACGAACCTCACCGCAGACACGGCACCATCACGCTGGAGCAGCCCGGCCAGGATCCGGTCACCGATCTGGTCCTGTCCATAATCTGCAACACGTCCCCATGGACGTTTCTCGGCAATCGTCCGGTGTACGCCTCACCTAAGGCCTCGTTCGATACCGGGCTCGACGTACTCGGCCTGAGCCGCATGTCGACGCCCTCGGTTGCCCGGTATGCGACCCAGTTGCTCACTTCGTCCCCCGAGCGCGGACCCCATGGCAAGCACGCTCTCTCACTGCACGACTTGACGGACTTCACCTTGCATTCGAAGGCCCCGCTACCCCTGCAGATGGACGGCGACCACCTAGGGCTGCGCACGAGCGTGACGTTCACAGGCGTACGCCGTGCACTGCGTGTGATTGTGTGA
- a CDS encoding WhiB family transcriptional regulator → MDWRHNAVCREEDPELFFPIGNTGPALLQIEEAKAVCRRCPVMEQCLQWALESGQDSGVWGGLSEDERRAMKRRAARNRARQATA, encoded by the coding sequence ATGGACTGGCGTCACAACGCCGTTTGCCGCGAGGAAGACCCCGAGCTCTTCTTCCCCATCGGCAACACCGGTCCTGCGCTGCTGCAGATCGAGGAAGCCAAGGCCGTCTGCCGCCGCTGCCCCGTCATGGAGCAGTGCCTGCAGTGGGCGCTCGAGTCCGGCCAGGACTCCGGCGTCTGGGGTGGCCTCAGCGAGGACGAGCGCCGCGCGATGAAGCGCCGCGCCGCCCGCAACCGAGCCCGTCAGGCCACCGCCTGA